In Pseudomonas oryzihabitans, the DNA window AAGGGAAAGGCCTTCCAGCCCTGGGCTGCCAGCCAGCGACTGCCGGGGCCCTTGCGCGATCGGGTAGCGGTGGCCATCTCGGCACTCCTTTAGACCGGGTTCGAACGCCCGGTCATCTCGGCCGCCATGGCGGTGGCGTAGCTGTCGGTCATGCCGGCGATGAAGTCGATCACCCGCATGAAGGCTTGGTGCAGGGTCCAGGAGGGATCCGGGGCGCTGTTGCCCAGCAGGTCGAGGATGCGCCGACTCTTGAAGGACGGCTCGCGGCCCCGATGCTGTTCCAGGGCAGCGCCGCAGAAGGCGTTGAGCAGGATCTCCAGGGTGGTGTAGGCACCGATCTCGTGGAGGGTCTTGCGCTTGTCGTGAAAGATCTTTTCCCGGGCCAGCGCCTTGGCACGCTGCACGCAGAGCTTGGCCGGACCGGCCATGTGCTCGACCAGATCATCACCCAGGGTGCCGGCGAGCAGGGCGTCCTGCTGTTCGACGAAGGCGCGGGCAGTGGCGTTGGTCAGGTGTTCGATGGCCTTACCGCGCAGGATCGCCAGCTTGCGCCGACGAGAGTCGCGCGGACCCAGCTGGCGATAGGTCTCGGGCAGATCATCGCCGACCAGGCCCAGCAGCAGCGCCTCGACCTCGGCATAGTCCAACAGCTCCATTTCCAGGCCGTCTTCCAGGTCGATCAGGCCATAGCAGATGTCGTCGGCGGCCTCCATGAGGTAGACCAGGGGATGCCGTGCCCAACGCTCGGGACCCAGCAGGGGCAGTTCGAGTTTTTCGGCGATTTGTTCCAGCAACGGCAATTCGCTCTGGTAGCAGCCGAACTTGTGCTTCTTGTAGCCAGGCGCCGCGGCATAGCGTGACGTCCAGGGGTACTTGAGATAGGTACCTAGGGTCGCGTAGGTCAGGCGGGTGCCGCCGTCGAACTGGTGGTATTCGAGCTGGGTCAGCACCCGGAAGCCCTGGGCATTGCCTTCGAAGTGCAGGAAATCCTGGCGCTCCGCTTCGCTCATGTCATCCAGCCAGCCGCGTCCGGCCGCTTGGGTGAACCAGTAGCGAATGGCGTCTTCGCCGGAATGGCCGAATGGCGGGTTGCCGATGTCATGGGCCAGGCAGGCGGATTGCACCACCATGCCGAGATCGCTCGGGTCACACCACTCGGGCAGGTCGCCTCTGAGGCTCTCGCCCACGCGCATGCCCAGGGAACGGCCGACGCAGCTGACCTCCAGGCTATGGGTCAGGCGCGTATGGATATGATCGTTGCTGGTCACGGGGTGGACCTGGGTCTTGCGGCCCAGCCGGCGGAAGGCGCCGGAAAAGATGATGCGATCGTGGTCCTTGTGAAAGGGGCTGCGCCCCAATTCATCCGGGCTGTGCAGGGGTTTGCCCAGCCGTTCGCGGATAAGAAGTGTCTGCCAGTCCAAGGCCATCCTCGAGCTATCACCGTTTAGGGGACGCCGGCGGTTACCGTTCGGCGCTTCTGCGTTCTGACCTCGGCAACATACGATCATCACCCCTCAGTTGGCAAAACCCGGCAGTTGGCTGGCGTCCAGGTCGATCAGCAGCAGGCGCTGACCGCTTTCCAGGAACTGGCTGGCGGTCAGGCAGTACTGGTTGGTCGTGGCATCGCGATACACCGTCGAGAGCGCCAACCGGCGCTCGTTCCAGCCCTCGGCCAGCAGTGCATAGAAGTAGGGACGCCAGGACCAGTTGTGGTTGAGGTAACGCCGGTTCTCGCGCCAGAACATGCCGTTCCATTCCAGGTTGGGGGTGATCTGGGTGCCGGCGCGGTCGCATTGGTAGATGCGCAGCAGGCCGGGAAAGGCGTGGGGATCGGGCAGGGCGCTCAGGGGGCCGCCGTGTTCCGCCCAGGGTTTCAGCCGGGTGACGAAGTCGGCGAGCCGCTGGCGCAAGGCGAGCAGCTGGGTCTGCTGAGCCAGCTTGCCGTCGACGAAGCGACTGCGCAGGGCGGCGAAGCGCTCCTGGTAGCGGTCACTGGCGCTCAGCTCATAGGTGGCCTGGGCGAACAGGAAACCCTGCACATAACGTGAGCCGCACTCCAGCGCGAAATCCAGTTCGGTCTCGGTTTCGACACCTTCGGCGATGAGCCAGCACCCGGTCTTTTCCGCCATCTGCGCGAGGGCCTTGACCGCATCGCCGCGGGTACCGCCCCGGGCAGCGGCCTGGAACAGCCGCATATCCAGCTTGAGAATGTCGGGTTGCAGGTCCAGCACCCGATCCAGTTGCGAATAGCCGGAACCGAAATCATCGATGGCGATGCGGATGCCGCGTTCCCGATAGCGGGCCACGGCCTCGGTCAGGCGCGGCAGATCGCCGGCAGCCTCGGTGATCTCGTAGACGACCCGGCTGGGCGCTACCCCAGAGCGTTCCAGCTGCACCAGGCTGGGCAGGTCGGCTCCACTCTCCAGCTGGCTGATCCAGCGTGGTGACAGGTTGAGGCTGAGAAACCAGTCTTCCGGTGCGCTGGCGAAGCGCTGCAGGGCATCCTCTCGAAGCGTGCGATCAAGGTGCAGCAAGTCTGCAGTCGGGGTATGCGGGTCGGCAAACAGGGGCCCGACGGAGGTGTGACTGCCGTCGGCCTGGCGCAGTCGGCCAAGCGCCTCGACCCCGGCGATACGTCCGGTAGCGGTGTCGATGAAGGGTTGGAAGAAGGCAGAGGGCTGAGCACTGGGCACGAGCGGTTCCTTGTCGTCAGGGAGGCAGGCGGTTGTCGACCTGACCCGATGCCATGCGATAAGGGTGCCAGATGGAAAAACGGCTCCCTGGGGAGCCGTTCATGATCAGCGGGGTGGCGGTAGCGGATGATCCGCCTGTTCGCGATGCCGGTTCTGCAATCGATTGACGATGGGATACAGCGCCAGGCCGATACGGGCCAGGCGGCCCACGGCGCCAAGGCGCTTGCCGAACAACGACAGGAACACCGTCGCGCCCAGCATCAGCGGCTTCTTCGCCGAGCTGGCGACCTTGTCGCGATTGGGTCGTACCAGATCACCGATAAGGCTGATGGGGTTGTGCAAGGGTTGGGCGTTGTAGATGAGCTGCTGGCGATACATCTCCATGCGCAGCCGGACCAGTTCCTTGCGCTTGGCCTGGCTGGTGGCAGAGGAAAGCGGCTGGTTCATGGCAGTAGGCGCTCCCGGTTGCGGTTCAGTTCTTCCAGGGTGGCATGGAAAGGCGCGGCGCCCTTGACCAGGCGAAGGGCTCGCAGGATGCAGATCGCCAGCGCCACGGCATAGAAGCCGCACAGCGCCAGAGTCGCGGTCATGCGATAGGTATCCCAGAAGGCGATGATGACCGCCGCCGAGATGCCTACCAGTACCAGCAGGCCAAAGATCAGGCTCAGGCCGGTAAAGAGGAACAGCTGGAAGGTACGAACCTTCTCTTCCTGTACCTCGATACCCAGCAATTCCAGGTGGCTCTGCAGCAGTCCTACTACCGCGCCGGCGAGGCGCTTGACCGAAGGCTTGGGCGCCTCGTCAGGCAGCTCCCGTGGAGGAGAGGAGGTGTCCATGGCAATCCCCCAGGCTTAGCGGCGCGATGCCAGCAGGCCGATCAGGAAACCGACACCGGCGGCAATGCCCAGGGCCTTGAAGGGATTGTCGGCCACGTATTCCTCGGTGGTCTCCTTGGCGACGACCCCCTGGCGGTAGAGGTCGTCCTGCTTGGTCTTGAGCACGTCGCGGGAACGCTCCAGGCTGGAGCTCAACTTGGCGCGCAGTTCATCTGCCTGCTCGCCAGCCATGCTTGCAGTGTGCTTGAGCAGCTGCTCGGCGTCGGCCAGCAGGGTGTGGAATTCGTCGGTCAGCGCCTGCTCGGCCTCGCCCAGATGACGACGGACCCGGTCAGTGTTCTGCTGGTGTGCCTGCTCATCGATATCAGCGGCAAGCTCGTCTTTGAGCACGGGGGAGATTTTGTCGTTCATGGGGCGCTCCTGAATAGGCAATGGGTATCCGTTTCAGGCCTTTCGAGTGAGGGCTCCGACCAAAGGTTCCACGGGCGGGGCCGCATGCCCTTCCAGTGCTTTCTCTATATAGAAGGGTCAAAGCATATAGAAGGGTCCAAAGCGGACGAATGGTCATACCATACCGATTTCGGGTCTCGAAAAGTTCCGCACTATTAATCGATTAGAAGAGCTGGCTCACAAAACGGCGTGCTAGCGCCATTGAGCGTCTTATTCAAGTATTGGGCTAGAACTTTGCTGTTTCTATCACTGTCAGTTGCGTCGTATTTGATCGTCCATGCACTTATAGACAAATAAGAGGGGGAAGAATGGAAAACGCCATTGATAGACTGACTGCCGCTTTCAGTACTTATAAATGCTCGGTCACGGCGCCTCGCCCTGACGGCAGTATCGTGCTGACGGTGCAGGACCAGCAGTGCGATGACGCACGGGTGAACCGGGTGGTCAGCGCCCGGCAGCTCGGTGAGAGCCAGCTGCTGAAAACGGTGATCGACGAAGTTCGCAAGGACGTATCGTTGCGGGCCGGAGCCTTGGCACCGCAATCCATGGCCGTGCTACGCGCCACCGGAGCCAATATGCTGAGATATTCCGAATAAGGGATAGCCAGCAGAAGACTTCAGCTCGAGACTTGCAGTACGGATGCCCTGCATTCGTTGGTCTCGAATACTGAAGATTACAGATAGCAAACAAGTACTTGGCTGCCTTTAGCAGTATGTCCAAGGTCGATTGTCTAGCTCTTGCACTTCAACAGGCGACAATCTCCGCAGGGAAGTTGCATCGCGGGTAGCGCGTACATGGGGCACGCAACGTCCATCACGCCCCAGGACGGGAAGCCCTGTCCGGCTTGTACGGCAGCCAGCCGAGCACTGGCGATCACACCATTGAGCAGTTCCTCTTCCCGATACAACGCCTGGCGCAAGGCCGGCGAGCGATAGAGGATGCGCCCACACCTATCCAATAGCGTGAAGGAAAAGCGCCCGGTGCGATCCGGCAGCGTCGGCCATACCTTGAGCGGGGCCAATTGCTCGTCGAGTCGTGCGCAGGTCAGCTGATACAGCGAGACGCCGACTGACGGGAGCGGCGTACTGGCACCCACGTTGTCGAGGAGCGTCGCAGGGCTTGAGGTTTGCACTAGACTGCTGGTCATGCCTTCCGTGGTTTGCATGGTCCTGTTCCTGCCTTAATTCGCCACGCTGAGGTGGTTTACCGTGCCGCTGCCGCCGGCCAGCAGAGCGCTGACGCCATGGCCCTCATCAATGGCAATACCCAGACGAATGCTATCGATCAGGCGTGCGAGTCGGGTCTGATCGTGCAGCTGCTGCTTGCTGATCAGCCGCTTTACCTTGACGCCATTGTCGTCGGACAGCGTCAAGCTGACGCTGCCGTCGAGGCGTTCGATGCGAAAGTTGACCCGAAAGTCGTGCTCGAAAGCCGCGGCGATGAGCTGGAAGGGGTTGTCCATGACGTACCTGACTGGCGTGAGCGGGGTCAGTGCCATTGACTTCAGGGGGCTGGGCTAGTTCTGCGGGAAACCTCAAAAGTATGACCGACGGCCCGTTTCAGCTGCTCACCTGAGTGTCGCGTTCGCTCCAGCACTGGGCGAAAGCCCGCTGCCAGTCGGGCAGCGTCTGCCCCAGCACCGCCGCCAGCTTGTCGGTGGACAGGCAGGAATTGGCGGGTCGATGCGCTGGGGTGGGGTAGGAGCTGCTGGGGATGGGGTTGAGGCGCGCCTTCAGTTCGCCGGTCTCGCGCAGCCGCTGCGCGATCTGTTCGGCGAAACCGTACCAGGACGTGGTACCGGTCGCGGTCAGGTGATAGGTGCCCCAGAGGTCCTGCTGGTCACTGCACGCCAGCAGGCGCTCGGTAGCGTCGGCGATGGTGCGCGTCCAGGTGGGGGCGCCGATCTGATCGGCGACGATATTCAGTTCGTCGCGTTCGCTGAGCAGGCGCACCATGGTGCGCAGGAAGTTGTTGCCCTGCCAGGAATAGACCCAGCTGGTACGCAGGATCAGATGACGTTCGGCCTGTTCACGTACGGCGTTTTCACCGGCCAGCTTGGTGCGCCCATAGACGTTGAGCGGGCAGGTGGGATCCTCCTCGCGATACCGGTCCTGCTTGCTGCCGTCGAAGACGTAGTCGGTGGAGTAGTGGACCATGGGCACGCCCAGTTGCTGGGCGGCGCGGGCAAAGACCTGGGGAACCCGTTCGTTGATCAGAGTGGCGGTCTGGGCATCGCTCTCGGCGGCATCCACGGCGGTATAGGCTGCAGCATTGATGATGACGTCGGGACGGGCAGCGAGAACGCGTTGGTAGAGGGCATCCAGCTGGGTGAAATCCACCTGGGCCCGGCCGACGACGGTCACCTGGGCCTTGGGGGCCAACAGGGTTTGCAGTGCCTGAGAAAGTTGTCCGTGTTGACCCGCGATGAAGACGTTCATGTGACTGAGCTATTCCAGAAGGGCTGGCGCGTCCGTGCCTGTTTGACAGGTTGGGCGTCGCCACGACAGCCCTGAGCAAAAGGCGCAGTCTACCCGATGACCGGCGTAGGACAAGGCTAGCCTTTCGCCTTCGCAGGGCCTTTGGCATTGGCTCTGCCAGGCCTGCCTGGCCGGAAACCAGCCCAGGCGAAAGGATGAAAAAATTTGTTTCACGAATACTTGACAATTGTGCGACGGGGGAAAGGTATCCGTTGGTCTTTTTCCAGGCGAGTTGTGCACAACTTGTGCTAGCGCCTGTCAAGTCCTCTCTGGCCCCCACAGATTCCTGTCTAGAATCGCCTTTTTGAATTAAGTTGTTGATTACGTTGAACTTATCAAACTGGTTAAAAAATGAGCAAGTTGTTTGCGGGGCCCGCAGAGCAAGGCTCAGGGTTCTTTTCCACCATGTTTTCAACAAAGTTATCAACAGAACCTGTGGATTGTTCCGAGAAGAGCCGACCTGAAAACCTTAATCGGTGCTGAACGACAGGCTGATTGGACGGGTGTCTGCCGTTCTGTCGTCCGGCTTAGCCGGACAGGGCCAACTGACGACTCAGCAGGGCGCGCAGTGAGGCCGGCTTCACTGGTTTGGGCAGGAAATCCAGGCGCGCTTCGCGCACCTTGGCCAGGCATTCCGGACGGCCATCGGCACTGATGACGATGCCGGGAATGTCCTGGCGCAGCACCTGGCGAATCCATTCTGCGACGTCCGGACCCGTGTCGGCATCACTGAGGTGGTAGTCGACGATCAGCAGGCGTGGCACCACCCCCTGATCCAGCAGGGCGGCACATTCTTCACGGCTGCGCGCGGTCCAGACCTGGCATCCCCAGCGGCCCAGCAGGCTGCGCAGGCCCAGCAGGATGCTGTCTTCGTTGTCGATGCACAGCACCGGATCGCCCGCCAAGGGCTGGGCGGCTTCGCTGGCAGTGGCCGCCTGGATGGCGAGGGCGGGCGCCAGGGGCACCCTGACGCTGAAGACACTGCCATGGCCCGGCCAGGAGCGCACCGAGAGTTCGTGGCCGAGCACCCGGCAGAGCCGATCGGCGATCGCCAGGCCCAGGCCCAGGCCTTTCTCGGCGCGGGTCTGGTGGCTGTCCAGACGCTTGAACTCCTCGAAGATCAGCTCGAGCTTGTCCGGCGGGATGCCGGGGCCGCTGTCCCAGACCTCCAGGCTCACGTTCTGCCCCTGGCGGCGTACTCCCAGCAGCACGCGGCCATGGGCGTATCTCAGGGCGTTGGTGAGGAAATTCTGCAATACCCGGCGCAGCAGCTTGCTGTCGCTGTTGACCACCAGCTGGCTGGTGCGGATGCGCAGACTGGTGCCCTGGTCCTGGGCCAGGGCCTTGAATTCGACACCCAGGGCCTCGAACAGGGTGGCCAGGGGGAAGGGCGCCGGCGCGGCCAGGATGCGCCCGTTCTCCAGGCGCGAGATGTCCAGCAGGTCGGCGATGAGGTCTTCGCTGGATCTCAGGGCACTGTCCATGTTGCGCACCAGCTCCTGGGCCTCCTGGGCGAGGCCGTCCTGGTGGGCGAGGGCAGCGGTGAACAGTCGGGCAGCGCTCAGCGGCTGCATGAGGTCATGGCTGACCGCGGTGAGGAAACGGCTCTTGGACTGGTTGGCCGCCTCCGCGTGGGCCCTGGCTTCCTCCAATGCCTGGTTGAGCTGCGAGAGTTCGCGGGTGCGTTCTTCCACCCGCTGTTCCAGGCCTTCGTTGGCTTCGCGCAGGGCGCGCTCGGCCTCGCGGAAGGCGGTGATGTCGGTAAAGCTCATCACGAAGCCACGGCCGGGCATGGGGCTGCCGATCAGCTCGATCACCCGGCCGTTGGGAAAGGTGCGCTCCGAGGTGTGGGGAATGCCCTGGCGCATCCGTTCCACCCGGCGCGCCACGTGGTCGTCGGCGTCGCCAGGTCCGCAGAGGCCACGCAGGGCGTTGTAGCGGATGATCTCGGCGATGGGGCGGCCGACCTGGATCATGCCGTCCGGATAGTCGAACAGCTCCAGGTAACGCTGGTTCCAGGCGACCAGGCGCAGCGACTGGTCGACCACGCTGATGCCCTGGGAGATGTTCTCGATGGCGCCCTGCAGCAGCGCCCGGTTGAATTCGAGTACCTCCGAGGCCTCGTCGGCGATGCGCACCACGTCGTCGACCTGCATGTCGCGGCCTTCGATGGCGGCCTTGACCACGGCGCGCGCGGAGGAGGCACCGATAACCCCGGCCAGCAGCCGCTCGGTCTGGGCGATCCACTCGCTGTTGGCGTTCATGCCAGGGTGGTAGGTGAGGCCGCTCTGCTCGGCGAAGCGGCTGAAACTCAGGCGTGCGCGCTCATCACCCACGAAGCGGGCGGCGAGCAGCCGCAGGTCCTCCAGCTTCACCGCCAGCAGGGCGCGATTGCGCGGCCGGGGCAGGGCGTACTGGGCGATGAAGCGCCCGGCCTGCCAGTATTCCGAGACCCGGGTGCGCGAGAGCAGCGACACCAGGGCGAACAGCAGGAAGTTGCCGGCCAGGGAGACCAGGGCGCCGACCGTGGTCGGTTGTAGCGTCCGCTCCCCCGCGGGCTGCTCGAACCAGGCCAGGCCGGGAAAGGCCTCCAGCGGCCATTGCAGGCTGGTGGCTACTACCGGCAGCACCATCAGATAGCCCCAGAGCAGCGCGCCGGCGGTGAGCCCGGCAAAGACGCCCCGGCGATTGGCGGCCTTCCAGAACAGCGCCCCGACCATGGCCGGCCCGAGCTGGGCAATGGCGGCAAAGGCGATCTGGCCGATAGTGGCGAGACTGGCATTGGAGCCCAGCAGGCGATAGCTGCAATAGGCCAGCACCAGGATGACCACGATGCTGGCGCGGCGCACCGTGAGCATCCAGTGGCTGAACACCGCGTGCGGACTCTCGACCTGCCCACGGCGCTTGAGCAGCCAGGGCAGGACGATGTCGTTGGAGATCATGGTGGAGAGGGCGACGCAGGCGACGATCACCATGCCGGTGGCCGCCGAGGCGCCGCCTAGAAAGGCCAGCAAGGCCAGCCAGGGACGCTCCTGGGCCAGCGGCAGGCTGATGACGAAGGAGTCGGGCAGCACGCCGCCGGGCAGGTGCAGCTGGCCGGCCAGGGCGATGGGAATGACGAACAGGGCGGCCAGCGCCAGGTAGAGCGGAAACACCCAGCGCGCCAGGTTGACGTCCCGGGTATCGATGTTTTCCACCACCGTCACATGGAACTGGCGCGGCAGGCACATCACGGCGATGAAGGCCACGCCGGTCTGGATCAGCAGGCCCGGCCAGTCCAGCGTCTCCCGCCAGTATTCCTGCAGCTGCGGCGCCTGTTGGGAGCGGGCGAGCAGGTCGGCGAAGCCGTCGTGCAGGTCGTAGGTGACCCAGAGGCCCACGGCGATAAAGGCGGCGAGCTTGACCAGGGATTCGAAGGCGATCGCCAGCATCATGCCGCGATGGTGCTCGGTGACATCCAGGTTGCGGGTGCCGAAGAGAATGGCGAACACCGCCAGGACCAGGGAAACGAACAGCGCGGTGTCCTGGGCGCGGGTGCTCAGGGACTCGGCATTGATGCCGGTCAGCAGATTGACGCCGATGACGATGCCCTTGAGCTGCAGCGCCAGGTAGGGGAGGACGCCGACCAGGCAGATGAGTGCGACGACGATGGCCAGGGTCTGGGACTTGCCATAGCGGGAGGCGATGAAGTCGGCGATGGAGGTGATGTTTTCCTTCTTGCTGATCAGCACCATCTTCTTGACCAGTTGCGGGGCCAGCAGCAGGAAGAGGATGGGGCCCAGGTAGATGGGCAGGAACGACCAGAGCTGGTCGGCAGCCTGACCGACCGCGCCGAAAAAGGTCCAGCTGGTGCAATAGACGGCCAGCGACAGGCTGTAGACCCAGGCCCGCAGGCGTGGCTTGAGCGGTGGGCGGCGATCGCCATAGAAGGCGATGGCGAACAGCATGGCGAGGTAGCCGAGGGTTACGGTGATGATCAGCCCGCTGGGCAGGGACATGGCGACTCCAGGCAATCCAGGCGCCCATCGCGCCCGGACAAAGTGTCGCACCTTGGGGTGCCAGACGTCAGGTCTGGCGACATTGGGTTGAGCCAGACGGTTTGCCCTGTTAGGTTGGCGGGCTGATTCAAGCGAGAGAGAGTGTCATGTTCCAAGCGCAGCCCATTTCCCTGCAACGTGGTGCGCTGCGCCTGGATCCGCTGACGGAAGGCGACGTGCTCGAACTGGTCGGCCTGGCCGAGCGCAATCGCGAGGCGCTGCATTATCTGAGCGGACCGTTGCGGCCGGACTGGTACCGTCTGGCGCTGGCCGAGCAGCGCGAGGGGCGAGCCTTGCCCTTTGCCGTACGGATCGCCGACCGGCTGGTGGGTACGACCCGCTTCGCCGACTTCCTGCCCGCCTTGCCCGCCGCCGAGATCGGCTGGACCTGGCTCGATGCCGAGCAACACGGCAGCGGCCTGAATGGCAACATCAAGTACCTGATGCTGCGCCATGCCTTCGAGCACTGGCAGTTGGTACGGGTACAGCTCAAGACGGCAGCGACCAATCTCCGGTCCCAGGCGGCCATCGAAAAGCTGGGTGCGGTGCGCGAGGGGCTCTTGCGCAATCATCGGCGCTTGGCGGACGGTCGGCTGGACGACACCATCATCTACAGCATTACCGACCGCGAGTGGCCCGAGGTGAAGGCGCGACTGGAGGCGTCCTTCAACTAGCGGCAACGTCTGGCCGACCGTTCGTCGCTGACCATCGCTACGCAACGGGTCTGCGCCGCTTGTTTGGCGCCGCTATTCCGGCGGCCGTCCTTTCTTGTCCAACAGTTTTCCGCAATACGGCCGACATGCCTGCTCAATGGTACGAGTTCGCCTGTCTCCTTTCGCGGATCGCTGTATGTCTTCATTGTCACCTTCCTCTGCGCTGCGCACGCTCAGGGTCGTCTGGCCCTTCGTCATCATCCTGTCCTGCCAGGCGCTGGTAGCCATCTTCAGCCTGCAACTGCTGTCGACGGTGCGCGCCTATGTGTCCGCGGAAAGCCTGTGGAGCAAGAGCCTGGGCAACGCCATGCTGTCGCTGGGTGCCTACCTGGATGAAGGACGCCTCGAGGCCTATCAGGACTATCTGGCTTCCATCAGCGTCAATGACCTGGATCGTGCGGCGCGCACGGAACTGGATAACGGCGGAAGTCCTGCCGAAGCCGCGCGCCTGCTGCGCCTGGCCGGCAACAGCCCGGATGACATCGATGGGCTCATCACCCTTTTTCGCCTGGCCCGACACGTCGAACCGTTCGAGGGAGTGATCGCCCGCTGGCAGGTCACCGATCCCTACATGGACGAGTTCCAGGCCCTGGCGCGGACCAGTTTCGAATTGATCAGGCTACAGGGGCCGGGGCCGGCGCTGATCCCGTTGAAGCGCCACCTGCTGGATTTGCACGACCGCATGATGCCGGAGACCGTAGCCTTCTCGGAGCGCCTCGGCCTGGCGTCACGGCAGATGGTGCGCGGGCTGTTCATCGCCAATGTGCTGGTGGGTGCACTGCTGGTCCTGCTGGCCATCTGGCGCATGCACAGCCTGGTGCAGCAGCGCTGGCGTTCCGAGCAGGCACTGCAGGCCGAGAAGGAGCACATGCAGGTCATCCTGGCTTCCATCGGCGATGCGGTGCTGGCGCTCAATGCCCAGGGGCGGCTGCTCTATCACAATCCGGCGGCGGCGCGTCTGCTCGCCAAGCCTGAACTGGCAGCCGGCACACCGGTCAATCACCTGTTCGATATCCAGATCGAGGACCAGCCGGGGTCGACGCGCCCGCTGGCCGAGCGGCTGCTGAGTCAGGATTGGCGGGCCGGCGACGAACCCCTGGCCCATCAACTGGTACTCACCGAAGGGACCCGTATCCCGGTGGCGCTGACGGTGAGCGCGCTGCCGCGTGGCGAGGCCGGCACCGGGGTGGTGCTGGTGATGCACGACCAGACCCGGGAGCGAGCCTTCCTGCACGATCTGGCCTGGCAGGCGAGTCACGATGCCCTGACCGGGCTGCTCAATAGGCGCGAGTTCGAGACCCGGCTGGAGCGCCTGCTGGCCAATCCAGAGCTGGTCTGCGCGTCGCTGCTGTTCATCGATCTCGATCAGTTCAAGATCGTCAACGACACCTCCGGGCACTTCCACGGCGATCGGCTGCTGCGCCAGCTCTGCGAGTTGCTGGGTGGTCAGCTGGGTGAAGACGACTGCCTGGCGCGCCTGGGCGGTGATGAATTCGGCGTTCTGCTGGAAAACCGTACGCCGGCTGAGGCCGAGGCCGTGGCCGAACGACTGCGTTGCTGCGTCGGTGCTCTCCAGTTCGAGGCTGCCGGGCAGGGCTTTCGCGTCGGCTTGAGCATTGGCGTGGTGCACCTGGGTGGTCATGCCCTGGCGCCGGAGGAGGCCCTGCGGCTCGCCGATCTGGCCTGCTACGCCGCGAAGGACAAGGGCCGCAATCGCATCCAGGTCTTTGCGCCAGGTGATGTGGAGCTGGACCAGCGTCATGGCGAAATGGCCTGGGTGCAGCGCCTGCACCGGGCGCTGGCCGAGGACAGATTCCGCTTGTTCGTCCAGCCGATCCTGGGTTTGCGCAGTGAGACCGTAGCGGATCGCCATGTGGAGGTGCTGATGCGGCTGGAGGAGGGCGATCGACTGATCGCGCCAGGCGTCTTCATCCCGGCGGCGGAACGCTATGGGCTGATGCCGGACCTGGATCGTTGGGTGATCGCCGCGGCGCTGGCCCGCTTCGCCGAATTGCCCAACGGGCTGCTCGATACCCTGGCCATCAACCTGTCGGGTCATTCCCTGGGCGAAGCGGGCCT includes these proteins:
- a CDS encoding PAS domain-containing hybrid sensor histidine kinase/response regulator, with translation MSLPSGLIITVTLGYLAMLFAIAFYGDRRPPLKPRLRAWVYSLSLAVYCTSWTFFGAVGQAADQLWSFLPIYLGPILFLLLAPQLVKKMVLISKKENITSIADFIASRYGKSQTLAIVVALICLVGVLPYLALQLKGIVIGVNLLTGINAESLSTRAQDTALFVSLVLAVFAILFGTRNLDVTEHHRGMMLAIAFESLVKLAAFIAVGLWVTYDLHDGFADLLARSQQAPQLQEYWRETLDWPGLLIQTGVAFIAVMCLPRQFHVTVVENIDTRDVNLARWVFPLYLALAALFVIPIALAGQLHLPGGVLPDSFVISLPLAQERPWLALLAFLGGASAATGMVIVACVALSTMISNDIVLPWLLKRRGQVESPHAVFSHWMLTVRRASIVVILVLAYCSYRLLGSNASLATIGQIAFAAIAQLGPAMVGALFWKAANRRGVFAGLTAGALLWGYLMVLPVVATSLQWPLEAFPGLAWFEQPAGERTLQPTTVGALVSLAGNFLLFALVSLLSRTRVSEYWQAGRFIAQYALPRPRNRALLAVKLEDLRLLAARFVGDERARLSFSRFAEQSGLTYHPGMNANSEWIAQTERLLAGVIGASSARAVVKAAIEGRDMQVDDVVRIADEASEVLEFNRALLQGAIENISQGISVVDQSLRLVAWNQRYLELFDYPDGMIQVGRPIAEIIRYNALRGLCGPGDADDHVARRVERMRQGIPHTSERTFPNGRVIELIGSPMPGRGFVMSFTDITAFREAERALREANEGLEQRVEERTRELSQLNQALEEARAHAEAANQSKSRFLTAVSHDLMQPLSAARLFTAALAHQDGLAQEAQELVRNMDSALRSSEDLIADLLDISRLENGRILAAPAPFPLATLFEALGVEFKALAQDQGTSLRIRTSQLVVNSDSKLLRRVLQNFLTNALRYAHGRVLLGVRRQGQNVSLEVWDSGPGIPPDKLELIFEEFKRLDSHQTRAEKGLGLGLAIADRLCRVLGHELSVRSWPGHGSVFSVRVPLAPALAIQAATASEAAQPLAGDPVLCIDNEDSILLGLRSLLGRWGCQVWTARSREECAALLDQGVVPRLLIVDYHLSDADTGPDVAEWIRQVLRQDIPGIVISADGRPECLAKVREARLDFLPKPVKPASLRALLSRQLALSG
- a CDS encoding putative bifunctional diguanylate cyclase/phosphodiesterase; translation: MSSLSPSSALRTLRVVWPFVIILSCQALVAIFSLQLLSTVRAYVSAESLWSKSLGNAMLSLGAYLDEGRLEAYQDYLASISVNDLDRAARTELDNGGSPAEAARLLRLAGNSPDDIDGLITLFRLARHVEPFEGVIARWQVTDPYMDEFQALARTSFELIRLQGPGPALIPLKRHLLDLHDRMMPETVAFSERLGLASRQMVRGLFIANVLVGALLVLLAIWRMHSLVQQRWRSEQALQAEKEHMQVILASIGDAVLALNAQGRLLYHNPAAARLLAKPELAAGTPVNHLFDIQIEDQPGSTRPLAERLLSQDWRAGDEPLAHQLVLTEGTRIPVALTVSALPRGEAGTGVVLVMHDQTRERAFLHDLAWQASHDALTGLLNRREFETRLERLLANPELVCASLLFIDLDQFKIVNDTSGHFHGDRLLRQLCELLGGQLGEDDCLARLGGDEFGVLLENRTPAEAEAVAERLRCCVGALQFEAAGQGFRVGLSIGVVHLGGHALAPEEALRLADLACYAAKDKGRNRIQVFAPGDVELDQRHGEMAWVQRLHRALAEDRFRLFVQPILGLRSETVADRHVEVLMRLEEGDRLIAPGVFIPAAERYGLMPDLDRWVIAAALARFAELPNGLLDTLAINLSGHSLGEAGLASFVKQQLQRWQIAPARICFEITETSAVANLDAARQFMDELRGLGVRFSLDDFGAGMSSFTYLKHLPVDYLKIDGSFVRHLLEDAVDSAMVEAINQLGHLTGKKTIAEFAENDAVIAALGALGVDYAQGYGIARPQPFTEDTCQALLRQVWCEPSGAAVVVLEAAEEGGQ
- a CDS encoding GNAT family N-acetyltransferase, whose amino-acid sequence is MFQAQPISLQRGALRLDPLTEGDVLELVGLAERNREALHYLSGPLRPDWYRLALAEQREGRALPFAVRIADRLVGTTRFADFLPALPAAEIGWTWLDAEQHGSGLNGNIKYLMLRHAFEHWQLVRVQLKTAATNLRSQAAIEKLGAVREGLLRNHRRLADGRLDDTIIYSITDREWPEVKARLEASFN